Proteins encoded together in one Streptomyces sp. TLI_171 window:
- a CDS encoding ABC transporter permease, protein MAQLISRLRVWRGAVLLLAGLYFLVPMAASVWFSIDDRDGISFEAYTGLLSAEGFTDSLVLTLELAAVTVVVLLLLLVPAMIAVRIGSPRLRPVLEVVCTLPLVVPPVALTAGLIGVLRWGPDYLMDTPFFQTFVFVQQPEFPLVLVVAYVLMALPLAYRALDSGLRAVDVPTLVEAARNCGASWPRAVVSVVLPNLRGALLNAAFLTLALVLGEFTTASILGYQPFAVWIYSVGNSQGQMSVAVSVLSLLITWVLLLLLAAAGRERRHKTAATS, encoded by the coding sequence ATGGCTCAGCTGATCTCCCGTCTGCGGGTCTGGCGCGGGGCCGTACTGCTGCTGGCCGGCCTGTACTTCCTGGTCCCGATGGCCGCCTCGGTGTGGTTCTCGATCGACGACCGGGACGGCATCTCCTTCGAGGCGTACACCGGCCTGCTGTCCGCCGAGGGCTTCACCGACAGCCTGGTGCTCACCCTGGAACTCGCCGCCGTCACCGTGGTGGTGCTGCTGCTCCTGCTGGTGCCCGCGATGATCGCGGTCCGGATCGGCTCGCCGCGGCTGCGCCCGGTGCTCGAAGTGGTCTGCACCCTCCCGCTGGTGGTGCCGCCGGTCGCGCTGACCGCCGGCCTGATCGGCGTGCTCCGCTGGGGCCCCGACTACCTGATGGACACGCCGTTCTTCCAGACCTTCGTGTTCGTCCAGCAGCCCGAGTTCCCGCTGGTGCTGGTCGTCGCCTACGTGCTGATGGCGCTGCCGCTCGCCTACCGCGCCCTGGACTCCGGCCTGCGCGCCGTGGACGTGCCCACCCTGGTCGAGGCCGCCCGCAACTGCGGGGCGAGCTGGCCGCGGGCCGTCGTCTCGGTGGTCCTGCCGAACCTGCGAGGCGCGCTGCTGAACGCCGCCTTCCTCACCCTGGCCCTGGTCCTCGGCGAGTTCACCACCGCCTCGATCCTCGGCTACCAGCCCTTCGCCGTGTGGATCTACTCCGTGGGCAACAGCCAGGGCCAGATGTCCGTCGCGGTGTCCGTGCTCAGCCTGCTGATCACCTGGGTGCTGCTGCTCCTGCTGGCCGCCGCCGGCCGGGAGCGCCGCCACAAGACCGCCGCCACCTCCTGA
- a CDS encoding ABC transporter permease subunit → MTTAPTPVPTPAAAETSGGPGAPGPVTSSPAPPPVGRRLLRGGSWLATVPLLAFFLIGFGLPAVAIVTGAFTVSSDAETGAGAFTTANLTDSVQGAYWTALLSSIKLSALTALIGTVLGVPIAQAVLTSRFRMLREAVLTASGVLANFGGLPLAFAFVATLGNAGEVTRMFHLTDHGWSLYSFTGLAVTYLYFLVPLMVLTITPALEGLRVQWREAAQNNRATTLQYWRHIALPILFPSLLGGFVLLFGSAFAAYATAAAMVGATVPLISRQIADALSGNVLVGQGNLALALSLDMIIVAVLVMAVYLPLQRRSARWLS, encoded by the coding sequence ATGACCACGGCTCCCACCCCGGTGCCGACCCCGGCCGCCGCTGAGACCAGCGGCGGCCCGGGGGCTCCCGGCCCCGTCACCTCCTCCCCCGCCCCGCCGCCCGTCGGGCGCCGCCTGCTGCGCGGCGGTTCCTGGCTGGCCACCGTGCCGCTGCTGGCGTTCTTCCTGATCGGCTTCGGCCTGCCGGCCGTCGCCATCGTCACCGGGGCGTTCACCGTCTCCAGCGACGCGGAGACCGGCGCCGGCGCGTTCACCACCGCCAACCTCACCGACTCGGTGCAGGGCGCGTACTGGACGGCGCTGCTGTCGAGCATCAAGCTGTCCGCGCTCACCGCGCTGATCGGCACCGTGCTCGGCGTGCCGATCGCCCAGGCCGTCCTGACCTCCCGGTTCCGGATGCTGCGCGAGGCGGTGCTGACCGCCTCCGGCGTGCTCGCCAACTTCGGCGGACTGCCGCTGGCGTTCGCCTTCGTCGCCACCCTCGGCAACGCAGGCGAGGTGACCCGGATGTTCCACCTCACCGACCACGGCTGGTCGCTGTACAGCTTCACCGGCCTGGCCGTCACCTACCTGTACTTCCTGGTGCCGCTGATGGTGCTCACCATCACGCCCGCGCTGGAGGGCCTGCGGGTCCAGTGGCGCGAGGCCGCCCAGAACAACCGGGCCACCACGCTGCAGTACTGGCGGCACATCGCGCTGCCGATCCTGTTCCCCTCGCTGCTCGGCGGCTTCGTGCTGCTGTTCGGCTCGGCGTTCGCCGCGTACGCCACCGCCGCCGCGATGGTCGGCGCGACCGTCCCGCTGATCAGTCGTCAGATCGCCGACGCGCTGTCCGGCAACGTGCTGGTCGGCCAGGGCAACCTGGCGCTGGCGCTCAGCCTGGACATGATCATCGTCGCCGTCCTCGTGATGGCCGTCTACCTGCCCCTCCAGCGCCGGAGTGCCCGATGGCTCAGCTGA
- a CDS encoding ABC transporter substrate-binding protein, giving the protein MTVHRHRAAAFAAVLTAAALSLSACGSAGSTTKSGDAAKGGAKDARTATSLADFGGMDGLVAAAKKEGKLHVITLPRDWANYGKLMDDFKAKYGIEIEDENPDGSSQDEINAIKSRKGQDRAPDTVDLGSAFALSAAKEGILAPYKVANFDKIPDTMKDPAGLRVNDYGGYISIGCDAKKVADCPKTFADLLKPEYKGQVALNGNPTKSGSAFGGVYAAALANGGSLDTIQPGIDFFAKLKQSGNFNPVESTPATIEKGETPISIDWSYLNAGYTDEFKGKGIDWKVAVPADGSYAQFYNQAVNKDAPHPAAARLWMEYLYSAEGQNGFLGGYATPALFDAMKKDGTLDATAAAKLPVVEKPFTTFPTSEQIDAAKKVVTDNWAKAIAG; this is encoded by the coding sequence GTGACCGTGCACCGCCACCGCGCCGCCGCCTTCGCGGCCGTGCTGACCGCTGCCGCGCTCTCCCTCTCCGCCTGCGGCTCCGCCGGCTCGACCACCAAGTCCGGCGACGCCGCCAAGGGCGGTGCCAAGGACGCGAGGACCGCGACCTCGCTGGCCGACTTCGGCGGCATGGACGGCCTGGTCGCCGCCGCGAAGAAGGAGGGCAAGCTGCACGTCATCACCCTCCCCCGTGACTGGGCCAACTACGGCAAGCTGATGGACGACTTCAAGGCGAAGTACGGCATCGAGATCGAGGACGAGAACCCGGACGGCTCCAGCCAGGACGAGATCAACGCGATCAAGTCCCGCAAGGGCCAGGACCGCGCCCCCGACACCGTCGACCTGGGCTCGGCCTTCGCGCTGTCCGCCGCCAAGGAGGGCATCCTCGCCCCCTACAAGGTCGCGAACTTCGACAAGATCCCCGACACCATGAAGGACCCGGCCGGCCTGCGGGTCAACGACTACGGCGGCTACATCTCGATCGGCTGCGACGCCAAGAAGGTCGCCGACTGCCCGAAGACCTTCGCCGACCTGCTCAAGCCCGAGTACAAGGGCCAGGTCGCGCTGAACGGCAACCCGACCAAGTCCGGCTCGGCGTTCGGCGGCGTGTACGCGGCCGCCCTGGCCAACGGCGGTTCGCTGGACACCATCCAGCCCGGCATCGACTTCTTCGCCAAGCTGAAGCAGTCCGGCAACTTCAACCCGGTCGAGTCCACCCCGGCGACCATCGAGAAGGGCGAGACCCCGATCTCGATCGACTGGTCGTACCTGAACGCCGGCTACACCGACGAGTTCAAGGGCAAGGGCATCGACTGGAAGGTGGCCGTCCCCGCCGACGGCTCCTACGCCCAGTTCTACAACCAGGCCGTCAACAAGGACGCCCCGCACCCGGCGGCCGCCCGCCTGTGGATGGAGTACCTGTACTCGGCCGAGGGCCAGAACGGCTTCCTGGGCGGCTACGCCACCCCGGCGCTGTTCGACGCCATGAAGAAGGACGGCACCCTGGACGCCACCGCCGCGGCCAAGCTGCCGGTCGTCGAGAAGCCCTTCACCACCTTCCCGACCTCGGAGCAGATCGACGCGGCCAAGAAGGTCGTGACCGATAACTGGGCCAAGGCGATCGCGGGCTGA
- a CDS encoding GntR family transcriptional regulator translates to MALDQDRAAGSLYRKVAADLREAITSGSFGDAGRLPAEGALAEQYGVSRGTVRQALAMLRADGLVTSRRGTRRVVLGSARVQSFSELLSFTHWARSMGEEPGGRLESLIRRPADAAEREQLRLEPGTEVYVTLRLRTLSGTPVMVERTVYPPRVGELVAQLPPDVVSHTEPLREHGILFTDADHTIDVVAANADDARLLTCRRGSPLLREKRRTTDPTGTPVEWSQDRYLPGTVAFSIHNSLASSALSRHARDDD, encoded by the coding sequence GTGGCACTCGATCAGGACCGCGCCGCCGGCTCGCTCTACCGCAAGGTGGCCGCCGACCTGCGCGAGGCGATCACCTCCGGATCGTTCGGCGACGCCGGGCGCCTGCCGGCCGAGGGCGCCCTCGCCGAGCAGTACGGCGTCTCCCGCGGCACCGTCCGGCAGGCCCTCGCCATGCTGCGCGCCGACGGACTCGTCACCTCCCGCCGCGGCACCCGCCGGGTGGTGCTCGGCAGCGCCCGCGTCCAGTCCTTCTCCGAACTGCTCTCCTTCACCCACTGGGCCCGCTCGATGGGCGAGGAGCCCGGCGGCCGGCTGGAATCGCTGATCCGGCGCCCCGCCGACGCCGCCGAACGCGAGCAACTGCGCCTGGAGCCCGGCACCGAGGTGTACGTGACGCTCCGGCTGCGCACCCTCTCCGGCACCCCCGTGATGGTCGAGCGCACCGTCTACCCGCCCCGGGTCGGCGAGTTGGTCGCCCAGCTGCCGCCCGACGTGGTCTCGCACACCGAACCGCTGCGCGAGCACGGCATCCTGTTCACCGACGCCGACCACACCATCGACGTGGTCGCCGCCAACGCCGACGACGCCCGGCTGCTCACCTGCCGCCGCGGCAGCCCGCTGCTGCGCGAGAAGCGCCGCACCACCGACCCCACCGGCACCCCCGTCGAGTGGTCCCAGGACCGCTACCTGCCCGGCACCGTCGCCTTCTCCATCCACAACTCCCTGGCCTCGTCGGCCCTCTCGCGGCACGCCCGGGACGACGACTGA
- a CDS encoding Rid family hydrolase, giving the protein MTDIARLDPAGLHPTSGYAHITVVEAGRTAHLAGQCPLDSTGTLVGAGDLDAQIDQVVANSMLALAAIGVGPERVVRSVVYVVSDRSAVLAAAWHRLAASPLAPALTTASTLLGVTALGYTGQLVEIDLTAALPG; this is encoded by the coding sequence ATGACCGACATCGCACGCCTCGACCCGGCCGGCCTGCACCCCACCTCCGGGTACGCGCACATCACGGTGGTGGAGGCCGGGCGCACCGCGCACCTGGCCGGCCAGTGCCCGCTGGACAGCACCGGGACCCTGGTCGGCGCGGGAGACCTGGACGCCCAGATCGACCAGGTGGTGGCCAACTCGATGCTGGCGCTGGCGGCGATCGGCGTCGGCCCCGAACGGGTGGTCCGCTCGGTGGTCTACGTGGTCAGCGACCGGAGCGCCGTCCTCGCCGCCGCCTGGCACCGCCTGGCCGCCTCCCCGCTGGCCCCGGCTCTCACCACCGCCTCCACCCTGCTGGGCGTCACCGCCCTCGGCTACACCGGCCAACTCGTCGAGATCGACCTGACCGCCGCCCTGCCGGGCTAA